In the Vitis vinifera cultivar Pinot Noir 40024 chromosome 2, ASM3070453v1 genome, one interval contains:
- the LOC132254761 gene encoding uncharacterized protein LOC132254761, translating to MGRRHRHVTDEDDEENLGGDDVYMYPVDMHPDERHAYREAVRASKAAEWNRQQEEHFIKGKIKTGSTIFLKSVDASNNIKDNKYIYGLLKDVIKEVGKQNVVQIVTDNGSAFVKAGKLLMKKYNLYWTSCAAHCIDLMFEDIDKRTSVADVITKARKITNFIYNHGWLLAQMRKVCGGDIVRPGATRFATNYIALDSLLKKKANLKKVFISDEWAQHNLSRTLIGKEVESLMFDHAYWERVGKLVSIYEALYTVLCIVNSEVVPIMPFVYKLIRVMKENLIRLNAKEWVLEIIVDRWDRTLKHPLHATSKYYLSLKFIGI from the exons ATGGGAAGAAGACATAGACATGTAACTGATGAGGACGATGAGGAGAACCTTGGTGGTGatgatgtgtatatgtatccggTTGACATGCACCCTGATGAGCGACATGCTTATAGAGAGGCGGTTCGAGCATCAAAAGCTGCTGAATGGAATCGACAACAAGAAGAACATTTTATAAAAGGCAAAATAAAAACAg GTAGCACAATCTTCCTCAAATCTGTTGATGCATCAAATAATATAAAGGATAACAAATACATATATGGTTTGTTgaaggatgtgatcaaggaagtTGGCAAACAAAATGTGGTCCAAATAGTTACAGATAATGGGTCGGCATTCGTGAAGGCAGGAAAGTTGTTAATGAAGAAATACAATCTTTATTGGACTTCATGTGCAGCACATTGCATCGACTTAATGTTCGAAGACATCGATAAAAGGACGAGTGTTGCAGATGTGATTACAAAGGCTCGAAAGATAACCAACTTCATTTATAACCATGGTTGGTTGCTTGCACAGATGCGGAAGGTGTGTGGTGGAGACATAGTTCGTCCTGGAGCAACAAGATTTGCAACCAATTATATAGCCCTCGACAgtcttttgaaaaagaaagcaaacttGAAGAAAGTGTTTATCAGTGATGAATGGGCACAACACAACTTAAGTCGCACATTAATCGGCAAAGAAGTTGAATCACTTATGTTTGACCATGCGTACTGGGAAAGAGTGGGAAAGCTAGTGTCAATATATGAGGCGCTATACACGGTTCTTTGCATTGTCAATTCAGAAGTTGTTCCTATAATGCCATTTGTGTACAAATTGATTCGAGTTATGAAAGAGAACCTCATTCGACTTAATGCTAAAGAATGGGTGTTAGAAATAATTGTAGATCGTTGGGATAGAACTCTTAAACATCCTCTTCATGCAACAAGTAAGTATTATTTATCTTTGAAATTTATTGGTATTTAA